In one Streptomyces sp. T12 genomic region, the following are encoded:
- a CDS encoding glutamate-cysteine ligase family protein yields MGRDVPALVFTREDRRRYREKMHTCLDVLAQMLRESTFESERPQVGLEIELNLVDADGLPVMRNTDVLRAIADPAWSSELGRFNLEINIPPRQLTAGGPGAWEQVIRDALNHAEERASAVGAHLIMIGILPTLGEADVGEAALSGDPRYRLLNEQIFAARGEDLRITVDGVERLSTYADTITPEAACTSTQFHLQVSPKEFADYWNAAQAVVGVQIALAANSPFLFGKELWRETRIPLFEQATDTRPQEIKAQGVRPRVWFGERWITSVFDLFEENVRYYPALLPLCDDEDPQEMLDHGGIPQLGELTLHNGTIYRWNRPIYAVTGSGPHLRIENRVLPAGPTVADIIANGAFYYGLTRALVDEDRPVWTRMSFSVAEENLHTAARDGIDARLYWPGMGEVPVTELVLRRLLPLAHRGLELAGIDAAWREPLLGIIEQRCVTARNGALWQAETVHHLEKGGTADRREALRQMTTTYMDYMHLNAPAHTWPVD; encoded by the coding sequence ATGGGACGTGACGTGCCGGCCCTGGTGTTCACGCGGGAGGATCGCCGCCGCTACCGGGAGAAGATGCACACCTGCCTCGATGTGCTGGCGCAGATGCTGCGCGAGTCGACGTTCGAGAGCGAGCGCCCCCAGGTCGGGCTGGAGATCGAGCTCAATCTGGTGGACGCCGACGGGCTGCCGGTGATGCGCAACACCGACGTGCTGCGGGCGATCGCCGATCCCGCCTGGTCGAGCGAGCTGGGCCGCTTCAACCTGGAGATCAACATTCCGCCGCGGCAGCTGACGGCGGGTGGCCCCGGCGCCTGGGAGCAGGTGATCCGCGACGCGCTCAACCACGCCGAGGAACGCGCCTCGGCCGTGGGCGCGCACCTGATCATGATCGGCATCCTGCCGACCCTGGGGGAGGCGGACGTGGGCGAGGCGGCCCTGTCCGGCGATCCGCGCTACCGGCTGCTCAACGAGCAGATCTTCGCGGCCCGGGGCGAGGACCTGCGGATCACGGTGGACGGCGTGGAGCGCCTGTCGACGTACGCCGACACCATCACCCCCGAGGCCGCCTGCACCAGCACCCAGTTCCACCTCCAGGTCTCACCGAAGGAGTTCGCGGACTACTGGAACGCGGCCCAGGCTGTCGTGGGCGTACAGATCGCCCTGGCGGCGAACTCGCCCTTCCTGTTCGGCAAGGAGCTGTGGCGCGAGACCCGCATCCCCCTGTTCGAGCAGGCCACCGACACCCGCCCCCAGGAGATCAAGGCCCAGGGCGTACGGCCTCGGGTGTGGTTCGGAGAGCGGTGGATCACCAGCGTCTTCGACCTGTTCGAGGAGAACGTGCGCTACTACCCGGCGCTGCTGCCGCTGTGCGACGACGAGGACCCGCAGGAGATGCTCGACCACGGCGGCATTCCGCAACTGGGCGAACTGACCCTGCACAACGGCACGATCTACCGCTGGAACCGCCCCATCTATGCCGTCACCGGCAGCGGGCCGCATCTGCGCATCGAGAACCGGGTCCTGCCCGCCGGCCCCACGGTGGCCGACATCATCGCCAACGGCGCCTTCTACTACGGCCTGACCCGCGCCCTGGTCGACGAGGACCGGCCGGTCTGGACGCGGATGTCCTTCTCGGTCGCCGAGGAGAACCTCCACACCGCCGCCCGCGACGGCATCGACGCCCGCCTGTACTGGCCCGGCATGGGCGAAGTACCGGTCACGGAACTGGTGTTGCGGCGACTGCTGCCCCTGGCCCATCGGGGACTGGAACTGGCCGGCATCGACGCGGCGTGGCGCGAACCCCTGCTGGGCATCATCGAGCAGCGCTGCGTCACCGCCCGCAACGGCGCCCTGTGGCAGGCGGAGACGGTCCACCACCTGGAGAAGGGCGGCACCGCCGACCGGCGAGAGGCGCTGCGGCAGATGACCACGACGTACATGGACTACATGCACCTGAACGCGCCCGCGCACACGTGGCCCGTGGACTGA
- a CDS encoding MFS transporter → MPLINKLRSHNAVPDSALGALTRLRIALTVFFALDGFIFAGWVVRIPAIKHQTGASASTLGLALLGVSAGAVITMMLTGRLCRRYGSHQVTVVCAVLLSLSVALPPLTHSALALGAVLLIFGAAYGGINVAFNSAAIHLVAALRRPIMPSFHAAFSLGGMIGAGLGGLVAGHLSPTRHLLGLTVIGLIVTALAGPALLRHDPPRPPDAPRHGSAEGTARRLDRHTRGLVIVFGVIALCTAYGEGALADWGALHLEQDLGASPGVAAVGYSCFALAMTIGRLTGTVLLERLGRTRTVVAGGATAAAGMLVGSLTPSVWAALIGFAVTGLGLANLFPVAVERAGTLAGPSGVATASTLGYGGMLLGPPAIGFMADWFSLSTALTSVAALAAAAALIGFVTRHAAAD, encoded by the coding sequence GTGCCGCTCATAAACAAACTCCGTTCGCACAACGCCGTGCCGGACAGCGCACTCGGCGCACTCACCCGACTCCGCATCGCCCTCACCGTCTTCTTCGCCCTCGACGGCTTCATCTTCGCCGGCTGGGTCGTGCGCATCCCCGCCATCAAGCACCAGACCGGCGCCTCCGCCAGCACCCTCGGCCTGGCCCTCCTCGGCGTCTCCGCCGGCGCCGTGATCACGATGATGCTCACCGGACGCCTGTGTCGCCGCTACGGCAGCCACCAGGTCACCGTCGTATGCGCCGTCCTGCTCTCCCTCAGCGTCGCCCTCCCCCCGCTCACCCACTCCGCACTGGCCCTCGGCGCCGTCCTGCTGATCTTCGGAGCGGCCTACGGCGGGATCAATGTGGCCTTCAACAGCGCCGCCATCCACCTGGTCGCCGCCCTCCGGCGGCCGATCATGCCAAGCTTCCACGCGGCCTTCAGCCTGGGCGGCATGATCGGTGCGGGTCTGGGCGGACTGGTCGCCGGCCACCTCTCCCCCACGCGGCACCTGCTCGGCCTGACCGTCATCGGGCTGATCGTGACCGCCCTTGCCGGACCCGCTCTCCTGCGGCACGACCCACCGCGGCCGCCCGACGCCCCACGGCACGGCTCCGCCGAGGGCACCGCGCGCCGCCTCGACCGCCACACCCGAGGACTCGTGATCGTCTTCGGGGTGATCGCGCTGTGCACGGCATACGGCGAAGGGGCCCTGGCCGACTGGGGAGCCCTCCACCTCGAACAGGACCTCGGCGCCTCACCGGGGGTCGCGGCCGTGGGGTACTCGTGCTTCGCCCTGGCCATGACCATCGGGCGGCTGACGGGGACGGTCCTGCTCGAACGCCTGGGCCGTACCAGGACCGTGGTCGCGGGCGGCGCCACCGCGGCCGCCGGGATGCTGGTCGGCTCCCTCACCCCCTCCGTGTGGGCGGCGCTGATCGGCTTCGCCGTCACCGGACTCGGCCTCGCCAACCTCTTCCCGGTCGCGGTCGAACGCGCCGGTACGCTCGCCGGCCCCAGCGGCGTCGCGACCGCCTCCACGCTCGGCTACGGCGGCATGCTGCTCGGGCCGCCCGCGATCGGGTTCATGGCCGACTGGTTCTCCCTGTCCACCGCCCTGACCAGCGTCGCCGCGCTGGCGGCCGCAGCAGCACTGATCGGCTTCGTCACGCGACACGCGGCAGCCGACTGA
- a CDS encoding substrate-binding domain-containing protein, with translation MKTRTRDAAMAVTVLCTAVALAACGSSGGSASGDGSESSGGDTPTIGLLLPDSTTARWETQDGPLLETKIKELCGDCAVEHANAKGDVALQQEQMDSMITAGVDAIVLVAVDARSLAAAVRSANEANIPVIAYDRLAEGPISGYVSFDGEEVGRLQGRALLKAMGEGGDHQIVMMNGDPSDPNAVSFKKGALFVLEGRVEIGKEYDTLQWRPENAHMNMSGAIAALGVGNIDGVYAANDGLAAGSISALKSNKVDPLPPVTGQDAELGALHRILRGDQYMTVYKPFAPEASAAATMAVAAARGERLDRLATDEVSTRGADAVPAVMLTPVSVTVDNIKDTVVKDGVYTIEQICTPGLRAACEDAGLT, from the coding sequence ATGAAGACCCGCACCCGGGACGCGGCCATGGCCGTGACCGTGCTCTGCACGGCCGTCGCCCTCGCGGCCTGCGGGTCGTCGGGCGGCAGCGCGTCGGGCGACGGGAGCGAATCCAGCGGGGGAGACACGCCGACCATCGGTCTGCTGCTGCCGGACTCCACCACGGCTCGCTGGGAGACGCAGGACGGGCCCCTGCTCGAGACGAAGATCAAGGAACTGTGCGGCGACTGCGCGGTCGAGCACGCCAACGCCAAGGGCGACGTGGCCCTCCAGCAGGAACAGATGGACTCGATGATCACTGCGGGAGTCGACGCCATCGTGCTCGTGGCCGTGGACGCGAGGTCCCTCGCCGCGGCGGTCAGGAGCGCGAACGAAGCAAACATCCCGGTCATCGCCTACGACCGCCTCGCCGAGGGCCCGATCTCGGGTTACGTCTCCTTCGACGGTGAGGAGGTCGGCAGACTCCAGGGCCGGGCGCTGCTCAAGGCCATGGGCGAGGGGGGCGACCACCAGATCGTGATGATGAACGGCGACCCCAGCGACCCCAACGCGGTGTCGTTCAAGAAGGGCGCACTGTTCGTGCTCGAGGGCCGGGTGGAGATCGGCAAGGAGTACGACACGCTCCAGTGGAGGCCGGAGAACGCGCACATGAACATGTCCGGCGCCATCGCCGCCCTCGGCGTCGGCAACATCGACGGGGTCTACGCGGCCAACGACGGCCTCGCCGCCGGCAGCATCTCCGCCCTCAAGTCGAACAAGGTCGACCCGCTTCCGCCCGTCACCGGGCAGGACGCCGAACTCGGGGCCCTGCATCGCATCCTGCGCGGCGATCAGTACATGACCGTCTACAAGCCCTTCGCACCCGAGGCTTCCGCGGCCGCCACCATGGCGGTTGCCGCAGCACGCGGTGAGCGCCTGGACCGCCTCGCCACGGACGAGGTGAGCACCCGCGGCGCCGACGCGGTTCCGGCCGTCATGCTCACCCCCGTGTCCGTGACCGTCGACAACATCAAGGACACCGTGGTGAAGGACGGCGTGTACACGATCGAGCAGATCTGCACTCCCGGACTCAGAGCCGCCTGCGAAGACGCCGGGCTGACCTGA
- a CDS encoding DM13 domain-containing protein, which produces MGRVRKTLGRRWFVGVLVLAVVAGGFGLYWFQPWKLWQDKTVEEALPQAARSPASPAVAPSPADAAAPAPGPQTLAGGELISHEHTTSGSVKLVRLADGSHVVRLEDLDTSNGPDLRVWLTDAPVKEGRAGWHVFDDGEYVSLGRLKGNKGSQNYVVPEDVDLSRYSSVTLWCDRFDVSFGAAELARA; this is translated from the coding sequence ATGGGGCGGGTGCGGAAAACGCTGGGCAGGCGGTGGTTCGTCGGAGTGCTGGTTCTGGCCGTCGTCGCGGGCGGCTTCGGGCTGTACTGGTTCCAGCCGTGGAAGCTCTGGCAGGACAAGACGGTCGAGGAGGCTCTGCCCCAGGCCGCACGGAGCCCCGCCTCGCCCGCGGTGGCGCCTTCCCCGGCCGACGCGGCCGCCCCCGCGCCCGGACCGCAGACGCTGGCCGGCGGCGAGCTGATCAGCCATGAGCACACGACGTCGGGCTCGGTGAAACTCGTGCGTCTGGCGGACGGCTCCCACGTCGTACGCCTGGAGGATCTCGACACCAGCAACGGGCCGGACCTCCGGGTGTGGCTCACCGACGCGCCGGTGAAGGAGGGGCGGGCGGGATGGCACGTCTTCGACGACGGCGAGTACGTGAGCCTCGGCCGGCTCAAGGGCAACAAGGGAAGCCAGAACTACGTCGTGCCCGAGGATGTCGACCTGTCCCGCTACAGCAGCGTCACCCTCTGGTGCGACCGCTTCGACGTGTCGTTCGGTGCAGCTGAACTCGCCCGCGCCTGA
- a CDS encoding ATP-binding cassette domain-containing protein, whose product MPAPPLLALRGVCKRFGVVEVLSDVELEIHAGQVVALLGDNGAGKSTLVKVISGVIPADKGVIEWEGRTVQIRRPHDARELGIATVYQDLALCGNLDVVGNLFLGREIRRFGFLDEMEMERRSRHLLDRLTRGVPDLRAPVVSLSSGQRQTVAIARSLLGDPRVLLLDEPTAALGFEQTTEVLDLVDELRDRGMGIVLISHNMGDVKALADRAAVLRLGRNNGFFDVNTASQEQIIASVTGATENVPRQMTHREAGW is encoded by the coding sequence GTGCCGGCTCCCCCCTTGCTGGCCCTGCGCGGCGTGTGCAAGCGATTCGGCGTCGTGGAGGTGCTCAGCGATGTCGAGCTGGAGATTCACGCCGGCCAGGTCGTCGCCCTGCTGGGCGACAACGGGGCCGGCAAATCCACCTTGGTCAAGGTGATCTCCGGTGTCATCCCGGCGGACAAGGGCGTCATCGAGTGGGAGGGACGGACGGTCCAGATCAGGCGCCCCCATGACGCCCGGGAGCTCGGCATCGCCACCGTCTACCAGGACCTGGCGCTCTGCGGGAACCTCGACGTCGTCGGCAACCTGTTCCTCGGACGGGAGATCCGCAGGTTCGGGTTCCTCGACGAGATGGAGATGGAACGCCGCTCCAGACACCTGCTGGATCGCCTGACCAGAGGCGTCCCCGACCTGCGCGCCCCCGTCGTCTCACTGTCCAGCGGCCAGCGGCAGACGGTCGCCATAGCCCGCTCGCTGCTCGGCGACCCGCGGGTCCTCCTCCTGGACGAACCGACCGCGGCCCTGGGATTCGAGCAGACCACCGAGGTCCTGGACCTCGTCGACGAGCTGCGCGACCGCGGCATGGGCATCGTCCTCATCAGCCACAACATGGGCGACGTCAAGGCTCTCGCGGACCGCGCCGCCGTACTGCGGCTCGGCCGCAACAACGGCTTCTTCGACGTGAACACCGCGTCCCAGGAACAGATCATCGCCTCCGTCACCGGCGCGACGGAGAACGTACCCCGCCAGATGACCCACCGGGAGGCGGGGTGGTGA
- a CDS encoding sugar ABC transporter substrate-binding protein, whose amino-acid sequence MRILPTRVRRAIGVLVAGLLTVSLAAACGGGDGGGADSFTVGLLLPSRAVPRWEHSDKPLIEERLKELCPDCTMLYANAENDATRQRQQMISMITKGAGVLILDAADTRALRSSIQEARKASVPVIAYDRLAEGPISGFVSFDGGQVGRLQGEALLHAMGDQARARNVVMMNGDPASSNAAWFRRGALSVLTGKVRIGRSYDTLDWSTDKAHAQMSAAIAALGPERIGGVLAANDSIAAGVISALKSAGVRPLPPVTGQDADLDAVRRIVKGEQYMTVYKPFRAQAIAAAAMAVALGRGEDVRDIARTSTDSHTTKRIPSVLLTPTAVTVDNIEQTLVNDGVYTVDQICVPELRAACEKAGLLR is encoded by the coding sequence ATGAGGATCCTGCCGACCCGTGTTCGGCGCGCCATCGGGGTGCTCGTCGCGGGACTCCTGACGGTATCCCTGGCAGCAGCCTGCGGGGGAGGTGACGGGGGAGGCGCGGACAGCTTCACCGTCGGGCTGCTGCTCCCGAGCCGCGCGGTGCCCCGCTGGGAGCACTCCGACAAACCGCTGATCGAGGAGCGGCTGAAGGAACTGTGCCCCGACTGCACCATGCTGTACGCCAACGCCGAGAACGACGCGACGCGGCAGCGGCAACAGATGATCTCCATGATCACCAAGGGGGCCGGGGTACTGATCCTCGACGCCGCCGACACCAGGGCGCTGCGTTCCTCGATCCAGGAGGCCCGCAAGGCGAGCGTTCCGGTCATCGCCTACGACCGGCTCGCCGAAGGCCCGATCTCCGGCTTTGTCAGCTTCGACGGCGGACAGGTCGGCAGGCTCCAGGGCGAGGCGCTCCTGCACGCCATGGGCGACCAGGCGCGGGCCCGGAACGTCGTCATGATGAACGGTGATCCGGCCAGCTCCAACGCGGCGTGGTTCCGGCGCGGCGCGCTGTCCGTCCTCACGGGCAAGGTGCGGATCGGCAGGTCGTACGACACCCTGGACTGGAGCACGGACAAGGCCCACGCCCAGATGTCCGCTGCCATCGCGGCCCTGGGCCCGGAGCGGATCGGCGGTGTCCTGGCGGCCAACGACTCCATAGCCGCGGGCGTCATCTCCGCTCTCAAGAGCGCCGGCGTCCGGCCGCTGCCCCCGGTCACCGGTCAGGATGCCGACCTCGACGCGGTACGGCGCATCGTCAAGGGCGAGCAGTACATGACGGTGTACAAACCGTTCCGGGCGCAAGCCATCGCGGCCGCCGCCATGGCCGTCGCCCTGGGGCGTGGCGAGGACGTCCGTGACATCGCCAGGACCAGCACTGACAGCCACACCACCAAGCGCATCCCGTCCGTCCTGCTCACCCCGACGGCGGTCACGGTCGACAACATCGAGCAGACACTCGTCAATGACGGCGTGTACACCGTCGACCAGATCTGCGTCCCTGAGCTCCGGGCCGCCTGCGAGAAGGCGGGACTCCTCCGGTGA
- a CDS encoding VOC family protein, with translation MARLHDIVIDCARPAATARFWAAALDGYTVAPYDDAELARLRAQGIADPEDDPTVLVEPRGGGPRLWCQLVPEPKRVKNRLHLDLVSADPETEIGRLVTLGASVQARHEDHDVLADPEGNEFCLFTLRP, from the coding sequence ATGGCGCGACTCCACGACATCGTCATCGACTGTGCCCGCCCGGCCGCCACGGCCCGCTTCTGGGCCGCCGCCCTCGACGGTTACACCGTCGCCCCGTACGACGACGCCGAGCTCGCCAGGCTGCGCGCCCAGGGGATCGCCGACCCGGAGGACGACCCGACCGTGCTCGTCGAGCCCCGCGGCGGCGGCCCCCGCCTGTGGTGCCAGCTCGTCCCGGAGCCCAAGCGCGTCAAGAACCGCCTGCACCTGGACCTCGTCTCCGCCGACCCGGAGACCGAGATCGGCCGGCTCGTGACCCTCGGCGCGAGCGTCCAGGCCCGTCACGAGGACCACGACGTCCTGGCCGACCCCGAGGGCAACGAGTTCTGCCTCTTCACCCTGCGCCCGTGA
- a CDS encoding SpoIIE family protein phosphatase, whose product MPHDGRSWAGFPELRASEAGAADIGAPPPVPEVAAIDRVLRFAGAALVAVYVPGAGEEELRLTETVGCAISEYGLPERLPVSGGSPAAYAFRTGRPLWLNPPELASYPEGGPMPPRAELSLGALPLGSDGRRLGCLVVVGAARTGFESEHRRFLERYADAVAGLLQAGDGRPAPASLLGHALRSLRVGSFVLVPNTGLAEADDTLLELVGITPDDFDGKADTLLAHALPEDMHALMSVLEPSIPAFGRRELEFRVRRPTGEMRWLNLSCRLVAGADERPDQVLGVVTATSVLRRSADDVSRIQWLTAALDDATEVRDVGRVVVAALREPLGADRVALAELRDDRLTVTMLDPPQPAAWPETWRAQWRSEWPDAPVSALPTLQMALRDGRTDLWPAGTDFEPGLAGIGTGGLAVLPLPAKGRPAGVCLVGWDKPHEFAPEERSLLTATAALVGQALKRAHAHDAEQELATLLQRSLLPRRLPELPGGTAVARYLPARRGLQVGGDWYDVIALSEDRVALVIGDVQGHSAGAATIMGQMRTAVRAYAVEGHPPDVVMSHANRLLVGMETDLFATCCYAELDMDGGTTLFVRAGHLAPLVRHPDGRTEEIQVEGGLPLGVLAEAEFPMTSVVLAPGTVLALVTDGLVESADLPLDEGMRRTSAALAEADPADPGRMADALLGDAGRREDDVAVLLLRYDGMKIRPTRAGWAVWRLPDAVMHARRFTARTLRRWKVEEATDAVLLVVSELVTNALVHTQGPVSVDLTLRAGRVRVSVSDSSPRAPAKPVIVDWESTGGRGLLLVEAMSESFGSVPVAGGKQVWSEIAVPRREPAPADAGPPPEQGGLP is encoded by the coding sequence ATGCCTCATGACGGCCGTTCCTGGGCGGGGTTCCCCGAGCTGCGGGCATCCGAGGCCGGCGCCGCGGACATCGGTGCACCGCCTCCGGTGCCGGAGGTCGCCGCGATCGATCGGGTCCTCAGGTTCGCCGGAGCGGCGCTGGTGGCCGTCTACGTGCCCGGCGCGGGCGAAGAAGAGCTCCGGCTGACGGAAACGGTCGGCTGCGCCATCTCCGAGTACGGGCTGCCGGAGCGTCTGCCCGTCTCCGGTGGCTCACCCGCGGCCTACGCCTTCCGCACCGGCCGCCCCCTGTGGCTGAACCCCCCCGAACTCGCCTCCTATCCCGAGGGCGGCCCGATGCCGCCACGGGCGGAGCTGTCGCTCGGCGCGCTGCCGCTCGGGTCGGACGGCAGGCGGCTGGGCTGCCTCGTCGTCGTGGGCGCCGCCAGGACCGGCTTCGAGTCCGAGCACCGGCGCTTCCTCGAGCGGTACGCCGACGCGGTCGCCGGCCTGCTCCAGGCCGGCGACGGCCGACCCGCGCCGGCGTCGCTGCTCGGTCACGCCCTGCGGAGTCTGCGTGTCGGCTCCTTCGTCCTGGTGCCGAACACCGGCCTGGCCGAGGCCGACGACACCCTCCTCGAACTGGTCGGCATCACGCCCGACGACTTCGACGGCAAGGCGGACACCCTGCTCGCGCACGCCCTGCCCGAGGACATGCACGCGCTGATGTCGGTCCTGGAGCCGTCCATCCCGGCGTTCGGCCGACGGGAGCTGGAGTTCCGCGTCCGTCGCCCCACCGGTGAGATGCGCTGGCTGAACCTGAGCTGCCGGCTGGTCGCGGGCGCCGACGAACGGCCGGACCAGGTGCTGGGCGTGGTGACGGCGACGTCGGTACTGCGCCGCAGCGCCGACGACGTCTCCCGGATCCAGTGGCTGACCGCCGCCCTCGACGACGCCACAGAGGTCCGTGACGTCGGCCGCGTGGTCGTGGCCGCGCTGCGTGAACCGCTGGGTGCCGACCGGGTGGCCCTCGCCGAACTGCGGGACGACCGGCTCACCGTCACCATGCTCGACCCGCCGCAGCCCGCCGCCTGGCCGGAGACATGGCGCGCGCAGTGGCGCTCGGAGTGGCCGGACGCACCGGTCAGCGCCCTGCCCACCCTGCAGATGGCGCTGCGGGACGGACGTACGGACCTGTGGCCGGCCGGTACGGACTTCGAACCCGGACTCGCGGGCATCGGCACCGGAGGCCTGGCCGTCCTGCCGCTCCCGGCCAAGGGCCGGCCCGCCGGCGTGTGCCTGGTCGGCTGGGACAAGCCGCACGAGTTCGCGCCCGAGGAGCGCTCCCTGCTCACGGCCACCGCCGCCCTGGTCGGCCAGGCCCTCAAGCGCGCCCACGCACACGACGCCGAACAGGAGCTCGCCACGCTGCTGCAGCGCAGTCTGCTGCCCAGGCGCCTGCCCGAGCTGCCCGGCGGGACGGCCGTCGCGCGCTATCTGCCGGCCAGGCGGGGGCTGCAGGTGGGCGGCGACTGGTACGACGTGATCGCGCTCTCCGAGGACCGGGTGGCGCTGGTCATCGGAGACGTACAGGGGCACAGTGCCGGCGCCGCGACGATCATGGGCCAGATGCGTACCGCGGTCCGGGCGTACGCGGTGGAGGGCCACCCGCCCGACGTGGTCATGTCGCACGCCAATCGCCTCCTCGTCGGCATGGAGACCGATCTCTTCGCCACCTGCTGCTATGCCGAGCTGGACATGGACGGGGGCACCACCCTGTTCGTCCGGGCCGGTCACCTCGCGCCGCTGGTACGCCACCCCGACGGCCGGACCGAGGAGATCCAGGTCGAGGGCGGGCTCCCGCTCGGCGTTCTCGCGGAGGCGGAGTTCCCCATGACCTCGGTCGTCCTGGCCCCCGGAACGGTGCTCGCCCTGGTCACCGACGGCCTGGTGGAGTCCGCCGACCTGCCCTTGGACGAGGGGATGCGCCGCACCTCCGCCGCTCTCGCCGAGGCCGATCCGGCGGATCCTGGCCGGATGGCCGACGCCCTGCTGGGCGACGCGGGCCGCCGTGAGGACGACGTCGCTGTGTTGCTGCTGCGCTACGACGGGATGAAGATCCGGCCGACCAGGGCCGGTTGGGCGGTGTGGCGGCTGCCCGACGCCGTCATGCACGCCCGCCGCTTCACCGCGCGCACCCTGCGTCGGTGGAAGGTCGAGGAAGCGACCGATGCCGTGCTGCTCGTCGTGTCCGAACTGGTCACCAACGCCCTGGTGCACACCCAGGGCCCGGTCAGCGTCGATCTGACGCTCCGGGCCGGCCGGGTACGGGTCAGCGTGAGCGACTCCTCGCCACGTGCACCCGCCAAGCCCGTGATCGTGGACTGGGAGTCGACCGGTGGCCGAGGGCTGCTGCTGGTCGAGGCGATGTCCGAGTCCTTCGGCTCCGTGCCGGTGGCCGGCGGCAAGCAGGTGTGGAGCGAGATCGCCGTACCGCGGCGCGAGCCGGCTCCGGCGGACGCGGGGCCGCCGCCCGAACAAGGGGGTCTGCCATGA
- a CDS encoding sugar ABC transporter permease, which yields MRSKADTARTEPPEAPRPQRERAVARAVESSVDMFRRKVRAGELGSLPVVLVLATVWIIFQSLNDNFLSPRNLSNLSVDIVGTGLIAVGIVFVLLLGELDLSVGSISGLAAAVFAVLNVNNGVPEWLALLIAVLAGTGAGTVQGFSFARTRVPAFVVTLAGLLTWNGLMLYILGTSGTINLDENGLVAKLTNYYFTHDAVAYGLAAVAAGAVFLVSYQDALRRRAVGMPHRSLQAIVVRTGALAVIAFAAAYLLNRFQGLPLALLIFLVLVAGLDILLRRTHYGRQVYALGGGVEAARRASLNVTGVQTAVLAVSGTMAAIGGLFLASRITSVSQSSGSGVLLLNAIAAAVIGGTSLFGGRGTTWSAVLGMLVIQSIASGMAITDTPTAVQFMITGGVLFAAVVIDSVSRRTQEAHGRA from the coding sequence ATGCGCAGCAAGGCGGACACCGCACGGACCGAGCCCCCCGAGGCCCCCCGGCCGCAGCGCGAGCGCGCCGTCGCCCGGGCTGTGGAGAGCTCGGTCGACATGTTCCGGCGCAAGGTCCGCGCCGGTGAACTGGGCTCGCTCCCCGTCGTCCTGGTCCTCGCCACCGTCTGGATCATCTTCCAGTCCCTCAACGACAACTTCCTCTCCCCCCGGAACCTGTCCAATCTCAGCGTCGACATCGTGGGCACGGGTCTGATCGCGGTGGGCATCGTCTTCGTGCTGCTGCTCGGCGAGCTCGATCTGTCGGTCGGTTCGATCAGCGGTCTCGCGGCGGCAGTCTTCGCCGTACTGAACGTCAACAACGGCGTGCCGGAGTGGCTCGCCCTGCTCATCGCGGTGCTCGCGGGCACCGGGGCCGGAACCGTGCAGGGGTTCTCCTTCGCCAGAACGCGGGTGCCGGCGTTCGTCGTCACGCTGGCGGGGCTGCTCACCTGGAACGGCCTGATGCTGTACATCCTCGGGACCAGCGGCACGATCAACCTCGACGAGAACGGGCTCGTCGCCAAGCTGACGAACTACTACTTCACCCATGACGCCGTCGCCTACGGGCTGGCGGCCGTCGCCGCCGGCGCGGTCTTCCTCGTGTCGTACCAGGACGCGCTGCGCCGCAGGGCCGTCGGCATGCCGCACCGCTCGCTCCAGGCGATCGTCGTCCGCACGGGAGCACTCGCGGTGATCGCGTTCGCCGCGGCGTATCTGCTCAACCGTTTCCAGGGTCTGCCGCTGGCCCTGCTGATCTTCCTCGTGCTGGTGGCGGGACTCGACATCCTGCTCCGCCGCACGCACTACGGCCGTCAGGTCTACGCCCTCGGCGGCGGTGTCGAGGCCGCCCGTCGCGCCAGTCTCAACGTGACGGGCGTGCAGACCGCGGTGCTCGCCGTCTCGGGCACGATGGCCGCGATCGGTGGCCTGTTCCTGGCCTCGCGGATCACCTCGGTGAGCCAGAGTTCCGGCTCGGGCGTCCTGTTGCTCAACGCCATCGCGGCGGCCGTCATCGGCGGCACCAGTCTGTTCGGCGGACGGGGTACGACCTGGTCCGCGGTGCTCGGCATGCTGGTCATCCAGTCGATCGCCTCGGGCATGGCGATCACGGACACCCCCACCGCGGTCCAGTTCATGATCACGGGCGGGGTGTTGTTCGCCGCGGTGGTCATCGACTCGGTGTCGCGACGCACGCAAGAGGCACATGGGCGCGCCTGA